Proteins co-encoded in one Pyxidicoccus xibeiensis genomic window:
- a CDS encoding DUF4326 domain-containing protein has protein sequence MRTTAVHVHDGCDVYVGRAFRAYAKPSPINPVPGRFGNPFKPGGVRTPGAMLRTYFAPWLAALPEDEQARVRDEALRRMGPDVDPFESFRWYLELRTRHDADYLDAVRGLRGKRLGCWCKPGPCHADVLAAWLDSPPVKAKGRK, from the coding sequence ATGCGCACCACGGCGGTCCATGTCCACGACGGCTGCGACGTGTATGTGGGCCGCGCCTTCCGCGCCTATGCGAAGCCGAGCCCCATCAACCCGGTGCCCGGCCGCTTCGGCAATCCCTTCAAGCCCGGGGGCGTGCGCACCCCGGGCGCCATGCTGCGCACGTACTTCGCGCCGTGGCTCGCCGCCCTGCCAGAAGACGAGCAGGCCCGCGTCCGTGACGAGGCCCTGCGCCGCATGGGGCCAGACGTGGACCCGTTCGAGTCCTTCCGCTGGTACCTGGAGCTGCGCACCCGGCACGACGCGGACTACCTCGACGCCGTGCGGGGACTGCGCGGCAAGCGGCTCGGCTGCTGGTGCAAGCCCGGCCCCTGCCACGCGGACGTGCTCGCCGCCTGGCTGGACTCCCCGCCCGTGAAGGCGAAGGGCCGCAAGTAG
- a CDS encoding class I SAM-dependent methyltransferase: MSLPRLIFIRVCVAFLELLTRFADLLVLLCRPWLLSPYLGLWLREGLASPYRVRRSFELARLLNTTGQHFNELMYGETPVFTGVWLFRKAGLGKGGRLVDLGAGRGRTLLAARWLGAGARGVELLPGHVLLASGPVAKAGAELVVGDAMHADLQDATHVFTNWTALTPETRVRLVERFRTCRPGTRVLTVTRPVEAEGFTVLSRHRLLFTWGMEHVWIHEYRPPAPT; the protein is encoded by the coding sequence GTGTCCCTGCCGCGGCTCATCTTCATCCGCGTGTGCGTGGCGTTCCTCGAGCTGCTCACGCGCTTCGCGGACCTGCTCGTGCTGCTGTGCCGGCCGTGGCTGCTGTCGCCGTACCTGGGGCTGTGGCTGCGAGAGGGGCTCGCTTCGCCCTACCGGGTGCGGCGCTCCTTCGAGCTGGCCCGCCTGCTCAACACCACCGGGCAGCACTTCAACGAGCTGATGTATGGCGAGACGCCCGTCTTCACCGGGGTGTGGCTCTTCCGGAAGGCGGGGCTCGGCAAGGGCGGGCGGCTGGTGGACCTGGGCGCGGGGCGCGGGCGCACGCTGCTCGCGGCGCGGTGGTTGGGAGCAGGAGCACGCGGCGTGGAGCTGCTTCCGGGCCATGTGCTGCTCGCCTCGGGCCCGGTGGCGAAGGCCGGCGCGGAGCTCGTCGTCGGCGACGCGATGCACGCGGACCTCCAGGACGCCACCCACGTCTTCACCAACTGGACGGCCCTGACGCCGGAGACGCGCGTCCGGCTGGTGGAGCGCTTCCGCACCTGCCGCCCGGGTACCCGCGTCCTCACCGTGACGCGGCCCGTGGAAGCGGAAGGCTTCACCGTCCTCTCACGGCACCGGCTGCTCTTCACCTGGGGGATGGAGCACGTCTGGATTCACGAGTACCGCCCCCCGGCCCCCACCTGA
- a CDS encoding DUF7691 family protein gives MGYGFMVWAVDTNKLRQSAGSKDEKLRRMIGGRFKRDLASLDELFEDSISGGGPNTYEALRQLIDGTVPEGARGGIYRYAFKLVVEHFGRFLDNSAVCPWSSPDFGPVNAALKQMNVPFELDDLHGNRLPVKLPYPDDFPLTGWVDEAEVKKIAAAFEGAKYTGKDAQVRDILECVRGWFREASAQGRGLVSYYH, from the coding sequence ATGGGGTACGGCTTCATGGTGTGGGCAGTGGATACGAACAAGCTCCGGCAGTCGGCCGGCTCCAAGGACGAGAAGCTCCGGCGCATGATTGGCGGGCGCTTCAAGCGCGACCTCGCCAGCCTGGACGAGCTCTTCGAGGACTCCATCTCCGGCGGCGGGCCGAACACCTACGAGGCGCTGCGGCAGCTCATCGACGGCACCGTGCCCGAGGGCGCTCGCGGTGGCATCTACCGCTATGCCTTCAAGCTGGTCGTCGAGCACTTCGGACGCTTCCTCGACAACAGCGCCGTGTGCCCGTGGAGCTCGCCCGACTTCGGGCCGGTGAATGCCGCGCTCAAGCAGATGAACGTGCCGTTCGAGCTCGACGACCTCCACGGGAACCGGCTTCCCGTCAAGCTCCCCTACCCCGACGACTTTCCTTTGACCGGGTGGGTCGACGAGGCCGAGGTGAAGAAAATCGCCGCCGCCTTCGAGGGCGCGAAGTACACGGGCAAGGATGCCCAGGTGCGCGACATCCTCGAGTGCGTCCGGGGCTGGTTCCGCGAGGCCTCCGCCCAGGGGCGTGGGCTCGTCAGCTATTATCACTGA